A DNA window from Vagococcus penaei contains the following coding sequences:
- a CDS encoding RluA family pseudouridine synthase, producing MKKQSKKITKVNQKNRPMDYEVKVAGELLPFLRDTLTHHSRNSVKSILTRGQVSVDGQVVTKHNHVLKVGQHVTIQDNQTAIKEHALIGVQVIYEDDVILVIEKESGILSIANNNRYEVTAHSQLMNYVKQDNPNNRVYIVHRLDRDTSGVMLFAKNEQVKHLLQDTWKETVEERMYTALVEGSVTKESGTITSWLTESKAFKMHFHSSDKYGGKKAITHYKKIRGTKEFSLLEVRLDTGRKNQIRVHMEELGHPVVGDKKYGARTNPIKRLGLHATTLAFTHPTTGKQMEFKSKVPPKFIKALKN from the coding sequence ATGAAGAAACAATCAAAAAAAATTACTAAAGTGAATCAAAAAAATCGACCAATGGATTACGAAGTGAAAGTAGCAGGAGAATTATTGCCATTTTTACGTGACACACTGACACATCACAGTCGTAATTCGGTGAAATCCATTTTAACTAGAGGACAAGTATCAGTTGATGGTCAAGTTGTAACCAAACATAACCATGTCTTAAAAGTCGGTCAGCATGTAACAATTCAAGACAATCAAACAGCAATCAAAGAGCATGCATTGATTGGTGTACAAGTTATTTACGAAGATGATGTCATCTTAGTGATTGAAAAAGAGTCAGGTATTTTATCGATTGCCAATAATAATCGTTATGAAGTAACTGCTCATAGTCAATTAATGAATTATGTTAAACAAGATAATCCAAATAACCGTGTTTATATTGTCCATCGCTTAGATCGCGATACGTCTGGAGTTATGTTATTCGCTAAGAACGAGCAAGTGAAGCACTTGCTACAAGATACATGGAAAGAAACTGTAGAAGAAAGAATGTATACGGCACTGGTTGAAGGAAGTGTGACAAAAGAATCTGGTACGATTACTTCTTGGTTAACTGAAAGTAAAGCCTTTAAAATGCATTTCCATTCGTCTGATAAATATGGTGGAAAAAAAGCGATTACTCATTATAAAAAAATTCGTGGGACAAAAGAATTTAGTCTATTAGAAGTGCGCTTAGATACAGGTAGAAAAAACCAAATTCGTGTGCATATGGAAGAACTTGGGCACCCAGTTGTCGGTGACAAGAAATACGGTGCACGTACAAATCCGATTAAACGGCTAGGATTACATGCGACCACACTGGCATTTACTCATCCAACGACAGGTAAACAGATGGAATTTAAATCGAAAGTCCCACCAAAATTTATTAAAGCATTAAAAAATTAA
- a CDS encoding M20 family metallopeptidase yields MQQFVTEQHKEKAIDALQRIVKIPSYLKESSPNAPFGKDIVDCLKETLTLFEEEGFTTYLDPDGYYGYADIGEGEETFGVLCHLDVVPPGNTELWSVPPFLADVVDGKIIGRGVQDDKGPTIAALYALKAVLDSGVNPTKKVRFIFGTDEETLWRCMEHYHKNETPIDLGFAPDAKFPLIYAEKGLLQAYVTGPGSTEFKMNGGSALNVVPDSASYSGDAAAKVTKVLQELGYDYKETADGVTVSGKSVHSKDAPKGVNAITRLSEALAQVISHPAIDFLGTVVKEDATGSSVVGDISDEVSGKLSFNVATVVIDDKESKIGLDLRLPVTFTKDEVVEKLEKKLSEYDLTYHEFDYLESLYVPKESELIQSLLGAYRDVTNDMTEPLVSGGATFARTMKNCVAFGAMFKGTVDTMHQPNETWVLDEMERAMIIYAEAFNRICVKS; encoded by the coding sequence ATGCAACAATTTGTGACTGAGCAACATAAGGAAAAGGCGATTGACGCATTACAACGTATTGTTAAAATTCCGTCGTATTTAAAAGAATCTAGCCCAAATGCTCCATTTGGCAAAGATATTGTGGATTGTTTAAAGGAAACATTGACACTTTTTGAAGAGGAAGGTTTTACAACTTATCTTGACCCAGACGGCTATTATGGTTATGCAGATATTGGTGAAGGTGAAGAGACATTTGGAGTATTATGCCATTTGGATGTTGTTCCTCCAGGAAATACAGAACTTTGGTCTGTCCCACCTTTTTTAGCTGATGTTGTTGACGGGAAAATCATCGGTCGTGGAGTTCAAGATGATAAAGGACCAACGATAGCCGCGCTTTATGCTTTAAAAGCTGTTTTAGATAGTGGGGTTAACCCAACTAAGAAAGTTCGTTTTATTTTTGGAACGGATGAAGAAACTTTGTGGCGTTGCATGGAACATTACCATAAAAATGAAACACCAATTGATTTAGGTTTTGCACCAGACGCTAAATTTCCATTAATTTATGCGGAAAAAGGTTTGTTACAAGCTTACGTAACTGGTCCTGGAAGCACTGAATTTAAAATGAATGGTGGTTCTGCTTTAAATGTAGTACCAGATTCAGCTAGTTATTCTGGCGATGCAGCAGCAAAAGTTACTAAAGTTTTACAAGAATTGGGTTATGATTACAAGGAAACAGCTGATGGTGTAACAGTATCTGGAAAATCTGTCCATTCAAAAGATGCACCCAAAGGCGTTAATGCTATTACTCGTTTATCAGAAGCCTTAGCTCAGGTAATATCACATCCAGCGATTGACTTTTTAGGAACTGTTGTGAAAGAAGATGCTACAGGGTCTAGTGTTGTTGGGGATATTAGTGATGAGGTTTCTGGTAAATTAAGTTTTAATGTTGCAACAGTAGTAATTGATGATAAAGAAAGTAAAATTGGTCTGGATTTACGTTTGCCAGTAACCTTTACAAAAGATGAAGTTGTCGAAAAGTTAGAGAAAAAATTATCAGAATATGATTTAACCTATCATGAGTTTGATTATTTAGAATCATTATATGTGCCTAAAGAATCAGAGTTGATTCAATCATTATTAGGTGCTTATCGGGATGTTACTAACGATATGACGGAACCGCTTGTATCTGGTGGTGCAACTTTTGCTCGTACTATGAAAAATTGTGTGGCTTTTGGTGCGATGTTTAAGGGAACGGTCGATACGATGCATCAACCAAATGAAACGTGGGTGCTAGATGAGATGGAACGTGCAATGATTATTTATGCGGAAGCATTTAATCGTATATGTGTTAAATCTTAA
- a CDS encoding DEAD/DEAH box helicase codes for MNMNKFTHFGLDETIIKALDVLNYTEPTDVQKKVVPLILEGTDVIVKSQTGSGKTGAFGIPICELVEWEERAPQVLVLTPTRELALQIKEEIFNIGRYKRLKVECLFGKSSYQSQVKNLKQRTHVVVATPGRLFDHMMRGTIDLSKIQTVIIDEADEMFAMGFVEQIEQILKKLPKKRQMALFSATMPPEIKRLAERYLKNPQLIEIQSTNTTQKRILQQFVTVDKDDQKLNTLKKLMVAENPDSSIIFCNTKIMVEAVTRELKHLGMAIQMLHGGMEQKDRTEVIQEFKRGYFNFLVATDVAARGIDVADIKLVVNYDVPDNPETYVHRIGRTARFENSGKAITLVNHHDRQSFDAILTAQNRLIEEVSIPSQQMVEQNKIAFGQKQNQKPKIRKEKGIDFNKDIMKIHINAGKKTKMRPGDIVGALCQIDGMTADDIGVIDLMDISTFVEILNGKGPMVLNTLQNMPIKGRMRRVSRSNESNYERDLRREK; via the coding sequence ATGAATATGAATAAATTTACACATTTTGGTTTGGATGAGACAATTATTAAAGCCCTAGATGTATTGAATTACACTGAACCAACTGATGTACAAAAGAAAGTTGTTCCATTAATTTTGGAAGGAACAGATGTGATTGTAAAGTCACAAACTGGTAGTGGGAAAACAGGGGCGTTTGGTATTCCGATATGTGAATTAGTTGAATGGGAAGAACGTGCACCACAAGTACTAGTTTTAACTCCTACACGAGAATTAGCATTACAAATTAAAGAAGAAATTTTTAATATTGGTCGCTATAAACGTCTTAAGGTAGAGTGTTTATTTGGAAAAAGTTCGTATCAATCACAAGTCAAAAATTTAAAACAACGGACACATGTTGTTGTTGCGACACCGGGTCGTTTGTTTGATCATATGATGCGAGGGACTATTGATTTAAGCAAAATTCAAACCGTGATTATTGATGAAGCCGATGAAATGTTTGCGATGGGATTTGTGGAACAAATTGAGCAAATTTTAAAAAAATTACCTAAAAAACGCCAAATGGCTTTATTCTCGGCAACTATGCCACCGGAAATTAAACGTTTGGCTGAACGTTATTTGAAAAATCCTCAATTGATTGAGATTCAATCAACCAATACAACACAAAAAAGAATTCTGCAACAATTTGTTACGGTTGATAAAGACGATCAAAAATTAAATACATTGAAAAAACTGATGGTTGCTGAAAATCCGGATAGTAGTATTATTTTTTGTAATACTAAAATCATGGTTGAAGCGGTGACGCGTGAGTTAAAACACTTAGGTATGGCGATTCAGATGTTGCATGGCGGTATGGAACAAAAAGATCGGACAGAAGTTATTCAAGAATTTAAACGTGGCTATTTTAATTTCTTAGTTGCAACAGATGTTGCGGCTCGTGGGATTGATGTCGCAGATATTAAATTAGTGGTCAATTATGATGTTCCTGATAACCCTGAAACTTACGTTCATCGAATTGGACGTACAGCGCGTTTTGAAAATAGTGGAAAAGCGATAACGTTAGTCAATCATCATGATCGCCAGTCATTTGATGCAATTTTAACAGCTCAAAATCGTTTGATTGAAGAAGTTTCTATTCCAAGTCAACAGATGGTTGAACAAAATAAAATCGCCTTTGGTCAAAAGCAAAATCAAAAACCGAAAATTAGAAAAGAAAAAGGTATTGATTTTAATAAAGATATTATGAAGATTCATATCAATGCGGGTAAAAAAACCAAAATGCGACCAGGAGATATTGTTGGAGCGCTATGCCAAATTGATGGTATGACAGCTGATGATATTGGGGTTATTGATTTGATGGATATTTCGACATTCGTGGAAATCTTAAATGGTAAAGGCCCGATGGTATTAAACACGCTACAAAATATGCCAATTAAAGGCCGGATGCGTCGTGTCAGTCGTTCGAATGAAAGTAATTATGAACGCGATTTACGGAGAGAAAAGTAA
- a CDS encoding metal-dependent hydrolase — MKLTYHGHSVVMITTDDGTRIIIDPFITGNELTDLISSDVQADYLLITHGHGDHIGDMVEIAKNNQATVIAIPELTHYAITQGVDTVHSLNIGGAFDFPFGRVKMVFAQHSSGYEIDGQMVYMGEPAGFVLQIDGKTIYHAGDTAYFSDLALLNDDFTIDVAFLPIGDNFTMGPDDAVKASQKIQAKTVVPIHYNTFPVIKQNPEEFVAKLPKGMGYVMQVGDELNL; from the coding sequence ATGAAATTAACGTACCACGGACATTCAGTCGTTATGATAACAACAGATGATGGCACAAGGATAATCATTGATCCATTTATTACAGGAAATGAACTGACTGATTTGATATCAAGTGATGTTCAAGCAGATTATCTTTTAATTACACATGGTCATGGTGATCATATTGGTGATATGGTAGAAATCGCTAAAAACAATCAGGCAACTGTCATTGCAATTCCAGAGCTTACACATTATGCAATAACTCAAGGAGTTGATACCGTCCATTCATTAAATATTGGTGGAGCATTTGACTTTCCTTTTGGACGAGTAAAAATGGTTTTTGCACAACATAGTTCAGGTTATGAGATAGATGGTCAGATGGTTTACATGGGAGAGCCGGCAGGTTTTGTTTTGCAAATTGATGGTAAGACAATCTATCATGCGGGAGATACAGCGTATTTTAGTGATTTAGCGTTACTAAATGATGACTTTACAATTGATGTGGCCTTTTTACCAATCGGGGATAACTTTACGATGGGGCCTGATGATGCAGTTAAGGCTAGTCAAAAAATCCAAGCTAAAACAGTCGTTCCTATTCATTACAATACATTTCCAGTCATCAAACAAAATCCAGAAGAATTCGTTGCTAAGTTACCAAAAGGTATGGGTTATGTGATGCAAGTTGGCGATGAACTTAATCTTTAG
- a CDS encoding response regulator transcription factor has translation MSKHILIIEDDPSIANLQRDYLEINGYTVTIEHNGHEGLHLALTIDFSLVIVDIMLPTMDGFDICKAIRRVKQTPIIIVSAKREDIDKIRGLGLGADDYVIKPFSPSELVARVNAHISRYKTLLNEHSEKDVSQIGLITIDHLAHKVTTKGSDINLTNKEFSLLSFLATHPNRVWHKEALFEAVWGFDVLDTDVSTVVVHIKRIREKLKKAGIIDFPIETVWGSGYRLTN, from the coding sequence ATGTCGAAACATATTTTAATTATTGAGGACGACCCTAGTATTGCAAACTTGCAACGCGATTACTTAGAAATAAATGGTTATACTGTCACTATTGAACATAACGGACACGAAGGATTGCATCTTGCGCTGACAATCGACTTTTCGTTAGTAATCGTCGATATTATGTTGCCAACAATGGATGGATTTGACATTTGTAAAGCCATTAGGCGTGTCAAGCAAACACCTATTATTATTGTATCTGCTAAAAGAGAAGACATTGATAAAATCCGTGGATTAGGTCTAGGAGCAGATGACTATGTCATTAAACCATTTAGCCCTAGTGAATTAGTTGCCAGAGTAAATGCGCATATTTCGCGTTACAAAACATTATTAAATGAGCATAGCGAAAAAGATGTTAGTCAAATTGGCCTAATAACCATTGATCACTTAGCACATAAAGTAACCACCAAAGGATCTGATATTAATTTAACTAATAAAGAATTCTCTTTACTTAGTTTTTTAGCTACCCACCCAAACCGAGTCTGGCACAAAGAAGCATTATTCGAAGCTGTCTGGGGGTTTGATGTATTAGATACAGATGTTTCTACCGTAGTTGTTCATATTAAACGAATTCGTGAAAAATTAAAAAAAGCCGGTATTATTGATTTCCCAATCGAAACAGTCTGGGGCAGTGGATACCGATTAACTAATTGA
- a CDS encoding nucleoside phosphorylase produces MENKQPHIQLEQFDGVNRAIIVGDPARVTHIATYLDHVEEGAFNREFKSIVGEYKGQKLLVLSTGIGAPSTAIAIEELAQIGIETIIRVGSAGAMQRDISLGALLIAEGVVRDDGLTKKYVPENYPAVPSSTLLYLAKKHYPQAITGILRSHDGFYMEDNAEVEAYWSSKGVIGADMESGALLTIGRLRGLQTLSILNNVVGYQEDLSEGVNSLVNQESLIMSGEKESILLALTILSDKELEEA; encoded by the coding sequence GTGGAAAATAAACAACCACATATTCAATTAGAACAATTTGATGGCGTGAATCGTGCAATTATTGTTGGTGATCCTGCTAGAGTAACCCATATTGCAACATATCTTGATCATGTTGAGGAAGGAGCCTTTAATCGAGAGTTTAAATCGATTGTGGGTGAATACAAGGGTCAAAAATTACTAGTGCTATCCACAGGGATTGGTGCACCATCAACCGCAATAGCTATTGAGGAATTGGCACAGATTGGGATTGAGACTATTATTCGAGTTGGTTCTGCTGGCGCAATGCAACGGGATATTTCTTTAGGTGCGTTATTAATCGCAGAAGGAGTTGTACGAGATGACGGTTTAACAAAAAAATATGTACCAGAAAACTATCCAGCCGTTCCCTCAAGTACGTTACTATACTTAGCTAAAAAACATTATCCACAAGCAATAACTGGTATTTTACGGTCACATGATGGATTCTATATGGAAGATAATGCGGAAGTCGAAGCGTATTGGTCAAGTAAAGGTGTGATAGGAGCTGATATGGAATCGGGTGCATTGTTGACAATCGGTCGTTTAAGAGGTCTTCAGACGTTGTCTATTTTAAATAATGTTGTAGGCTATCAAGAAGATCTTTCAGAAGGCGTTAACAGCTTGGTAAATCAAGAATCACTCATTATGTCTGGTGAAAAAGAGTCCATTTTATTAGCATTAACTATTTTAAGTGATAAGGAGTTAGAAGAAGCATGA
- a CDS encoding Crp/Fnr family transcriptional regulator, whose amino-acid sequence MNSQLLDIFKTHPKIKALFLTCPLHILETLEVQQFKAKSFQLFQEEVYDATYLIVSGQVKVYLLGPNGKSVVLAIYQPGMFIGEQEAILNCPYSASIINLTDIVVIKIENNIFRKWLKHDNNFATELIYNLSQQLFTLTKNTERFSLYTALEQIGQFLLHRQQSTRHQLKNEVNTSDRNINRVLKQLMTSGIISIHEGNIKVLDSKKLKEKLESEENRRGK is encoded by the coding sequence ATGAATAGTCAATTACTTGATATTTTTAAAACTCATCCAAAAATTAAAGCTCTTTTTTTAACATGTCCGTTACATATTTTAGAGACTTTAGAGGTCCAACAGTTTAAAGCGAAATCATTTCAGCTATTTCAAGAAGAAGTATATGATGCTACTTATTTAATTGTTTCTGGTCAAGTAAAAGTATACCTGTTAGGTCCAAATGGTAAGTCTGTTGTTCTAGCAATTTATCAACCAGGTATGTTTATTGGAGAACAGGAAGCCATTTTGAATTGTCCGTACAGTGCATCAATTATTAATTTAACAGATATCGTGGTTATTAAAATTGAGAATAATATCTTTAGAAAATGGCTAAAACATGATAATAATTTTGCAACTGAATTAATTTATAATTTATCTCAACAATTGTTTACATTAACTAAAAACACTGAACGTTTCAGTCTATATACTGCTTTGGAGCAGATAGGTCAGTTTTTGTTGCATCGGCAGCAGTCAACTAGGCATCAGCTGAAAAATGAAGTGAATACCTCAGATCGGAATATTAACCGTGTCTTAAAGCAATTAATGACTAGTGGGATTATTTCTATTCACGAGGGCAATATCAAGGTATTAGATAGTAAAAAATTAAAAGAAAAACTTGAAAGTGAGGAAAATAGACGTGGAAAATAA
- a CDS encoding sensor histidine kinase yields MTIKKRIILSYFSGILITLSSLMLITALITYMTLGRVPSIQEVYKVLTTQRSLSIEERDSYAELNYFVQKSPDFFNVPLKVDIIKNIHEIEDRGLDVVIRKNNEFIYFSNSLVKKSLEVHSPDYELLNFEPIGTLDNAGRLFHYVKHDFQHLDGSKGSIIILKRESNFFEFFYRQGIWLVIGIILFSISLALYINIRLKQTIIQPLERLEKATHFVPSTYLTNEDIKSVVQADTAKEIKQLQKSFYKMWQNMKKNAELQKQYDTNRQELISNISHDLKTPITSIIGYVEGLKDGIATTEEKRQLYLETIHNKALNLNDLIETLFLYSKLELDNAIIQQETICLNQFISDLIVDYSLDTLIDWHYSLPVDSLDIKSDPQQLNRVFSNLIENSTKFRDPKKGKLSLTLELSKHESFAVINLSDNGIGMSEEELPFIFDRFYRADKSRSTLVKGSGLGLNIVQSIMLHHNGQISITSKKNIGTSVKLSFPLIKEDKNVETYFNY; encoded by the coding sequence ATGACAATCAAAAAACGAATCATTTTATCTTATTTTAGTGGTATCTTGATTACTTTATCTTCCTTGATGTTAATTACGGCTCTTATCACCTACATGACATTGGGTCGTGTACCATCTATTCAAGAAGTTTATAAAGTGCTAACTACTCAGCGCTCCTTATCAATAGAGGAACGCGATAGTTATGCTGAATTAAATTATTTTGTACAGAAGTCACCAGATTTTTTTAACGTACCACTGAAAGTTGACATTATCAAAAACATTCATGAGATTGAAGATAGAGGCCTAGATGTCGTTATTCGAAAAAATAATGAGTTTATTTATTTCTCTAATAGCTTAGTAAAAAAATCCTTAGAAGTACACTCACCAGATTATGAACTGCTAAACTTTGAACCGATTGGTACATTAGATAACGCTGGTCGTTTGTTTCATTATGTTAAACACGATTTTCAACATTTAGATGGCTCAAAAGGCAGTATCATTATTTTAAAACGAGAAAGTAATTTCTTTGAATTCTTCTATCGACAAGGAATTTGGCTAGTTATTGGAATTATCTTATTCTCCATCAGCTTAGCACTTTACATTAATATTCGTTTAAAACAAACTATTATTCAACCGTTAGAACGTTTAGAGAAAGCAACTCATTTTGTCCCATCCACTTATTTAACAAATGAGGATATTAAAAGCGTCGTTCAAGCTGATACTGCTAAAGAAATTAAACAATTGCAGAAAAGTTTTTATAAAATGTGGCAAAATATGAAAAAAAATGCTGAGCTACAAAAACAATACGATACTAATCGTCAAGAATTAATTTCAAATATTTCGCATGATTTAAAAACGCCAATTACCTCAATTATTGGCTATGTTGAAGGTCTTAAAGATGGGATTGCCACAACGGAAGAAAAACGACAACTTTACTTAGAAACAATTCACAATAAAGCATTAAATTTAAATGATTTAATTGAAACCTTATTTTTATATTCTAAATTAGAATTAGACAATGCTATTATTCAGCAAGAAACTATTTGTTTAAATCAATTTATTTCTGATCTCATCGTTGATTATTCTTTAGATACCTTAATTGATTGGCACTATTCATTACCAGTCGACTCTCTAGATATCAAAAGTGATCCTCAACAGTTAAACAGGGTATTTTCTAATCTGATTGAAAACAGTACTAAATTTAGAGATCCAAAAAAGGGAAAGTTGTCTTTAACTCTTGAATTGAGTAAACATGAATCATTTGCTGTAATAAATTTATCAGATAACGGGATTGGTATGTCGGAAGAAGAGCTTCCTTTTATTTTTGACCGCTTCTATCGAGCTGATAAATCCCGTTCTACATTAGTTAAAGGCTCCGGTCTAGGATTGAATATTGTCCAAAGCATTATGCTCCATCATAATGGACAGATATCGATTACTAGCAAAAAAAATATTGGAACAAGTGTCAAATTAAGTTTTCCACTGATTAAGGAGGATAAAAATGTCGAAACATATTTTAATTATTGA
- the pnuC gene encoding nicotinamide riboside transporter PnuC → MTENKQHNWWYEQLFMNWKKFEIGYVIVLILLQLVVYSLAPDSFIGMVSGVMGVLALVYGMKGRRISFIFGFVQCIAMTYIAWISHAYGSFAMDIIYVVSQPIGWYMWGNDEATRRFSPAVRRKIFAGALFAWLIGWWILSLLNGQLPYFDSINFVVSIIAQLLYILKYQENWSLWIVVNIANVIYWSLLTVQVMTGATDIGSLGANLSQVALQGALLFNSIYAVKVWSSGEADNEGGTLT, encoded by the coding sequence ATGACAGAAAATAAGCAGCATAACTGGTGGTATGAGCAGTTATTTATGAATTGGAAAAAATTTGAAATTGGGTATGTCATTGTTTTAATTTTATTACAATTAGTGGTTTATTCATTGGCACCAGATAGTTTTATTGGTATGGTGTCAGGGGTAATGGGAGTACTGGCCTTAGTCTATGGTATGAAAGGTCGCCGTATTTCATTTATTTTTGGTTTTGTTCAATGTATCGCGATGACTTATATTGCATGGATTAGTCATGCGTATGGATCATTTGCAATGGATATTATTTATGTTGTGTCACAGCCAATTGGTTGGTATATGTGGGGAAATGATGAAGCGACACGTCGCTTTTCTCCAGCAGTACGCCGGAAAATTTTTGCGGGAGCTTTATTTGCTTGGTTAATTGGCTGGTGGATACTTAGTCTATTGAATGGCCAATTACCATATTTTGATTCGATTAATTTTGTTGTTAGTATTATCGCGCAATTATTATATATTTTAAAATATCAAGAAAACTGGTCTTTATGGATTGTTGTCAACATTGCTAATGTCATCTACTGGAGTTTACTGACAGTCCAAGTGATGACAGGAGCGACTGATATTGGCTCGTTAGGAGCGAATTTATCTCAAGTTGCTTTACAAGGTGCTTTATTATTTAATTCAATTTATGCAGTTAAAGTTTGGTCGAGTGGTGAAGCAGATAATGAAGGTGGAACACTTACATAA
- the truA gene encoding tRNA pseudouridine(38-40) synthase TruA, which produces MRNIKLTIEYDGKKYLGWQRLGDSDKTIQGKIESVLEQMTGVPVEIVGSGRTDAGAHAKGQVANFKTESTLSLLEMRDFLNRYLPQDIIIKQVSEASERFHARYHATGKQYSYYVWNSPVPTAFNRFYSFYYPHELDFGKMQEACERLIGEHDFQGFSSLKKTKKSTVRTIKELAIEQERDMLHITFVGDGFLYNMVRIIVGTLLEIGTGAKSVTTIDHVFQTKNRVDAGETVPSHGLFLDEVYY; this is translated from the coding sequence ATGAGAAATATAAAATTAACAATTGAATACGATGGTAAAAAATATCTAGGTTGGCAACGACTTGGAGATTCAGATAAAACGATTCAAGGAAAAATTGAGAGTGTCTTAGAACAAATGACTGGTGTTCCTGTCGAAATCGTTGGTTCAGGTCGGACTGATGCTGGTGCCCACGCGAAAGGGCAGGTTGCCAATTTTAAAACAGAATCGACTCTATCACTTTTAGAGATGCGTGATTTTTTAAATCGCTATTTACCTCAAGATATTATCATTAAGCAGGTTTCTGAGGCATCTGAACGGTTTCATGCAAGATATCATGCAACTGGAAAGCAGTACAGTTACTATGTTTGGAATAGTCCAGTACCAACTGCTTTTAACCGCTTCTATAGTTTTTATTATCCCCATGAACTAGATTTTGGTAAGATGCAAGAAGCTTGTGAGAGATTAATTGGTGAACATGATTTTCAAGGTTTTTCATCACTTAAAAAAACGAAAAAATCAACAGTTCGAACAATTAAAGAATTAGCTATCGAGCAAGAAAGAGATATGCTACATATTACATTTGTCGGTGACGGATTCTTGTATAATATGGTGCGAATTATTGTGGGAACATTATTGGAAATTGGCACAGGTGCTAAATCAGTAACTACCATTGACCACGTCTTTCAGACAAAAAATCGGGTGGATGCTGGTGAAACAGTCCCTTCCCATGGTCTGTTTTTAGATGAAGTGTACTATTAA
- a CDS encoding amidase family protein, translating into MIRYKKTNQLPFMSNWFVFNLKLGFNNPSFFGGNKLTKRIQEYAKKTFLAIDNRYRSVTKVFPNNIDHISESSGYYLGIKDVAKVSPEFIERLTNIGYICHTIDKSSHSGRAIDLDLINPITGRVMTGSSSGTALNVFLGINDLGIGTDGGGSVLAPAISLNLYGMIHPELGKSDYQEIILKKSTDGILFSPSIGLLSRNLTHIIKVLNNEFPLMDEVSKIELRIGLDETIKHSILQQFPKHYYIQRIDLSNKYHLSREKLIEKLTLLLNTYDIVISKEGPVDVEGVGDSIFGHFDYNTQMIQQKAYKGFIRVINIAGAISFTVPTGHLSEGYVIIAKNTLENVSTLIEISQLLSSQNDELIDRYFGNISAYFDYGI; encoded by the coding sequence ATGATAAGATACAAAAAAACAAACCAATTACCCTTTATGAGCAACTGGTTTGTCTTCAATCTGAAGCTTGGATTTAATAATCCAAGCTTTTTTGGAGGTAATAAATTGACTAAGAGGATACAAGAATATGCCAAGAAAACATTTTTAGCAATAGATAATAGATATCGGTCTGTTACAAAAGTTTTTCCGAATAATATTGACCATATATCAGAATCTTCAGGATATTATTTAGGAATAAAGGACGTTGCTAAGGTATCACCGGAATTTATTGAGCGTTTAACTAATATTGGTTATATTTGTCATACAATTGACAAATCGAGTCATTCTGGTCGGGCAATTGATTTAGACTTAATTAATCCTATAACTGGTAGGGTTATGACAGGTTCGTCAAGTGGAACAGCATTGAATGTTTTTTTAGGAATAAATGATTTAGGTATCGGAACAGATGGTGGTGGATCAGTCCTAGCACCAGCAATCAGTTTGAATTTGTATGGTATGATTCATCCAGAGTTAGGAAAATCAGATTATCAAGAAATTATCTTAAAAAAATCAACAGATGGAATATTGTTTAGTCCTTCTATCGGATTGCTATCTAGAAATTTGACACATATTATTAAGGTTTTAAATAATGAATTCCCGTTAATGGATGAAGTATCAAAAATAGAACTAAGAATTGGTTTAGATGAAACAATAAAACACTCTATTCTTCAACAATTTCCGAAACACTACTATATCCAACGAATAGATCTATCGAACAAGTACCATTTGTCAAGGGAAAAATTAATTGAAAAACTTACTTTATTACTAAATACATATGATATCGTCATCTCAAAAGAAGGGCCAGTTGATGTAGAGGGAGTAGGTGATTCTATTTTTGGTCACTTTGATTATAATACTCAGATGATTCAGCAAAAAGCCTATAAAGGTTTTATTCGAGTGATTAATATTGCTGGAGCGATAAGCTTCACTGTCCCAACAGGTCATTTAAGTGAGGGGTATGTCATAATCGCTAAAAATACGTTAGAAAATGTGTCTACACTAATTGAAATATCACAATTGCTTTCATCACAAAACGATGAGCTAATTGACCGGTATTTTGGTAATATATCTGCCTATTTTGATTATGGAATTTAA